In the bacterium SCSIO 12741 genome, GGATTTTACCCGCGATGATTTCTTCGATTCCTTCACCCTTGAACCTTATGCTACTCCTACTTTCAAAAAACGTCACAAGCCCGAAGGCGAACCCTTTGAGGTGCAACTGTTCTCCAGCCCATACATTCAGGAAGAAGAAGGTGACTCTTACCTGATGACGATGACGGATATCTTTTGTACCAATCCCATGTCAGGTGGAATGTATCAATTTGAGTATGGTGAATTGCACGATTATTTCCGCATCAACAACCTGGATACTTTCTACCACCAATTTGCGAGAGACTACGGTTCTTACTCTGATACCATCGTTCAATTGACACCCGTAAAAATGGGTGACGCTGACGGAATTGATGTGGTTTTGGGCAACCGTTTTACCGAAAAACAATCCCGGTTTCGTTACTGGATCGATAACAAAAAGTACTTCTTTATTTACTCTGAAGTGTCGAATGATGAGCTTCTGAGTGAGGGTAACGATCTGTTCTTTGAGGAGTCTTATGTGAAAACGGACACCTTTGAAACTTTCGACATATATGCCTCCAAGCTGGAAGATATTTATGCCGGGCTGCGTACTTCAGATACCATTATCTACAACTATTCCATGGATGCGCTCGGCTTTTATGAGTATTCAGAAGATGAGCTACCGGTAGTTTATCAAATGCTTAGTCGGGAGTACGAAGATGATACTCTGGATTATGGTGCCCGATGCATTATTCTTGGCGGAATTAGGCCGATTGCCAATGAAGCGACTGTGGAGTTTGTATCGAAATTGTACCGCAAGGAATCGACCACCAATGAAATCCGCCAAAACATCCTGTTGCTTCTCGACGACATGGAAGACAGCTTGGGTTTTGAAGCGAGTTATCATTTGCTCATGAATGAGCCTTATCTTGATGAAATGAGCTGGTGGATAGGCCAACCGCTAAGAGATAGTCTCCCCTACTGCCAAGAAAAGTGGGATGAGATTTTGGCTTTGACGGATAAATCGGCTTACCGCAAATTTGCGCTCGACCTTGCCGAAACTCTTTCCCGTAAAGACAGTTCAAGCCATGCCTTGATTAGAGAAAAACAAGACCTGCTTTTTGCCCATATCAACGATGATCTGGACATCTATGAAGAACTGGCCAAAGGCGAAGACTATTATTACATGAGTGAGATGAACAACTACTTGGCCATTCAGAGAAACATTACTGGACTAAAGAGTGCCGATCCAGTGACTCAACGTGTGATTGAAATCGTAGGACTGGATTCCTGGATGAGTACACTTGCCGCTCAAACCCGAATCAAAAACGGACTGGAGGTATCTCCTAAACTGCTCAAAAAGAAGTTTAAAAATGAATACTCCCGTTTCGAAATGATGTCAGAATGCTTTCGAGCTGGAAGTTCCGATTTGATTCCTAAAAAATACGACACTCAAGAAGAGTTTGCCCGAATGAGTCTCGTCAATTTCATAGGTCTGGACGACGTATTCCCTGACAACACGGACCTTTTGGATACCATGATGGTCAACGACTCGGTGTATTATGTTTTCTCCTACAACTTTGATAAGACCAAATACTACGAAGGCGAATTCATAGGAATTGCCGGCCCATTTGCTCCTGGAGTTAAGGACTATGGTTATGAAGATTATCCAGCTTATACGGATTGGAATTTCAAGGAAGAAGATTGGCGAGGTCATGCCTTGAGATTAATTGGCGAAATGGAGGAATACGGGTATTAATAATTTTGAATGCTGAATTTTGAATTTTGAAATTCGAAACTTACACCTCTACTCTCGTTTCTTCCACCTTAGTTCTTTTCCTGGGATTGCTATATTCCTGTTCGGCGCAGGAAACAGGGGGTTATCCAAAGCACTACAAAACCGTAGAGAGCCAATCCTTTGCGGCTGGGGACACTTTGGTAATTGAATACCTTTTTGAACTGGATGGATTGAAAATTGGTCCTTCCGAATGGGCGAGCTCCCTCTACTCCTTTCTATCCAAGCACCCTGAATTCGACTATGTGATTGTTTGCCACACGGATGCTCGAGGCAGCGAAGAGGCCAATGCCGAATTATCAACCAAAAGGGCCGAAAGGATCAAAAATGAAATGGTGGAACTCGGTTTTCCTGCCGATAGACTGCGCGCTTTGGGTAAAGGCGAGTCAGATCCTGTGATTAAGGAGGAAACAATCGCCCAGCTCAAAACCAAAGAAGAAAAAGAAAAGGCCCATCAATTAAACCGAAGAACGGAATTGATCCTGATCAAACCTTAATCAAAGGCTTCAACGTTCATCCGATGGCTATCGCATGCTAAACAATCTCCATCTTCTTCAATAGAAATGAGGCATTCATATTCCGGCAGATTCCGGATTTGATCAGGTAGTCGAAATGAAGTTCGTCGTTTTCTATTCGGGCTTCAAAGAAGTAATTCTTGACCGCCTCTATCCGATCGGCAATTTCGCACAAACTTAAATCATGGGTGGCTATAATTCCCGTTGATCCCGTGGACACCAGCTTTTCCACGAACTTTTTGGAACCATTCTTTTTATCTTCACTATTGGTTCCCTTCAAGATTTCGTCCAATACAATAAAGTACTCATCCTGATTCATTCGATCCACGATGTACTTCAAGCGTTTTAGTTCAGAAAAGAAATAGGATTCGTCCTTTTGAAGTGAATCGGTCGTACGCATGCTCGTAATGAGCTTAATAGGCCGATACAAATACTTTTGAGCGCACACTGGGAGTCCACTATTGGCCATTACCATAGATAATGAAACCGTTCTCAGGAAGGTACTCTTACCCGCCATGTTGGCACCGGTGATGATAAAGAAATTGCGATGATCAATTTTTAAATCATTGTCTACCCTCACGCTGGAGTGAATTAGCGGATGGCCCATTCCTTCAGCATCCAATCGAATCAGCTCATCGCTGCTCAAAGTTGGGAACGTGAAATCAGGGTGATTGTAGGCATAGTTGGCGAGAGAATGCCAGGCATCGAAAGTGGCTACGGTATCGAACCAATGCTCAACGAGTGAACCATACTGGGCAATCCATTTTTCTATTCGTCGGGCCTGAATCAGGTCCCAGAGGAAGAAACCGTTACCCACAAAGGCAAACAGAAGGTTGTTCCGTTGATCAAGTTGATCCAATGCTCTTGAAAACTTGTAAAGAATTTCAGAAGGCTTCTCCTCTCCCTGATTAATCCGTTGGCTTTGTTCCTGAAGCAACTTCGATTGAAAACTACTCCCCTCAATCATTTCCATTAGCTGTGAATACTGAGAGAAAGTAGATTTAATTCGAGTAGTCGCATTTTGCAACTTGGAAACTGACTTGAAGTAACGACCCACAATCCCGATTCCGATTAAGGTCCAGTAAAAAACCATCATGCCTGAAATAACGGATAAGGCCGCCAGAGCTACAACCACTGCTGACAGGATTCCAAAACCCCAGGTAAGCCAAACCGTGGACGAACCTAAAAAGGGTTTATAGTCTTTCAGAAAGCTCAAGATGCTTTCATTGGATACCTCGTTTTTGACCAAGGAAGCATGTGCCGAATAGTTTTGTCTCCATTCAACCTCATTTTTCAGTTCCTGGATAACCTGCTGCTTTTCTTCAATGGAAGCGATATCGTTAGATAGCAACCAGCTCGCCAATTTCTGCTCGCCATCTGGCAAGGCACTGCGATTGAGGTATTGAAAAAAGGATCCCTGACCGAAAAGATCAATATCGTGGCTAAAAGCATGGTCTCCCGATTGGTAGGCCAAGCCATCCCTAAACTCGGAAACGTCACCCGCCAAAGCCTTAACCTCAGCTTCATTGATAGCCTGTTTCTTTTGGAAAAACCGTTTACGAGTACTTAATTCTGCCGTAATGCGCACCAGGTAGATAAAAAGCGCCATTCCTCCAACGCCAATAGCCAGTGCTATTCTCCATTCGTCCCAAACCCAATAGATTCCTCCAACAACGAGCAAAAAGACCAAGAGGCGCAATCCACTGATCTTCCAAATACGAGCGGTTAATTGAGTGATTTCTGTTTTACACTCTTCGCTTCTTTTTTCATAAAACTGCTGAAGGGACGTGGCCATGTATTCGGTTTTTCTTTGGGATTGCAATATTATCGATTATCCATTGTCCGGGCAATCAGTTTTAGGTTAGAGAATGTGAACGACGGATTATTACCCCATTCTATCACTGCCACTCTCCCCTCGCATTTCTTAATAATAACTTGACACAGACCTGCCTCACATTGAAATAGCTTTGGACCACCAAACAAATTGGGTACTGGCCCTTGCAGGTGGATGGAAACCCTATTATTTACCTTAGTTATTTTAATGTTGGCGTTAGCCGCCTTCGATTTGGTTGTTGGTGTTTCCAACGATGCCGTCAATTTCTTAACCTCCGCTATTGGCTCCCGAGCCTCCACTTTCAAAACCATTATGATTGTAGCTTCCATCGGAATTCTGGTAGGCGCAGCCTCCTCCGGCGGAATGATTGAAATAGCCAAACGGGGAATCTTCAATCCCGGATTCTTTACTTTCCAGAATGTGCTGTTCGTCTATGTAGTGGTCATGCTCACAGACATTCTTCTCTTAGACCTCTTCAACTCCCTCAAGCTACCCACATCCACCACTATCTCCATTGTTTTTGAATTGTTGGGTGCTTCTCTGGCCATCTCCTTTTTAGAGGTATATAACCAGGATATGGCCCTGTCACAGTGGTTGTCCTTCATCAACACGGGCAAGGCCGTGGAAATGATCATAGCCATTTTCATTTCAGTTATCCTCTCATTCGTGATCGGTTGGTTGATGCAGTTCATCATTCGGGCGCTGGTCTCTTTTAAGTACAAGAAGTACATGAAATGGGGCGGATCTCTTTTTGGAGGATTATCCGTGCTCATCGTGCTCAACTTCATCATTCGAGTTGGCCTAAAGCATTCTCCGTTGAAGGATTCTGGCGCAGTTCTCTGGATGACCGATCACCTGCTAATCTTGTTTGTCGTAGTCTTTACCATCGCTTTCGTTAGTTTCTTCATTCTATCTGGCGGCAAAAAGAAGGTAGATATCTTTCAGATCATTACCCTTTTAGGGACATTCGCTCTGGCCATGGCTTTTGCGAGCAACGATTTGGTCAATTTCATTGGCGTACCAGTGGCCGGGTTCGAAGCCTTTCAATTCTGGAAACAATCCGGCCAGCCTGCCGATGAATATACCTTGGAGGTGTTCAACGGGCCAGCAGGATCTACCACCTCAAATCCCTTGTTTTTGTACATCGCCGGAATCATCATGATCATTACGCTCTGGACCTCCAAAAAAGCGAGAAATGTGATTCAAACAACGGTCAAGTTAAGCCAGCAATCAGATAGCATTGAGCGGTTTCAGGGCAATGATTTAGCTCGTAGCGTGGTTCGATTTACCAGTTTTATTGCCTATTTCGTTAGTGCCTTACTGCCTCGAACCTGGCGAGCCTTGATCAACAATCGTTTTGAGTTGCAGCCAGCAAAAGCATCCCCTACTCGCCCAGCCGTGGCCTTCGACTTGGTTAGAGCCTCAGTCAACCTCATGGTGGCAGCGAGTTTAATCTCCGTGGGTACGAGTTTAAAATTGCCCTTATCGACCACCTACGTCTCTTTTATGGTGCTGATGGGAACCTCGCTTGCCGATAAAGCCTGGAACCGGGATAGCGCCGTTTATCGAGTATCTGGAGTGTTAACTGTGATTGGAGGTTGGTTTATTACCGCCTTGTCAGCTTTGAGCATTTCGGCCCTGTTTGCCATTATCTGTTATCAATTTGACTTTGTAGGCGTAGGTGCCGTTGTCGTAGTTGTATTGGCTGGACTCTTTCTGGTTAACCGATTTACGGATAATGAAGTGCGCCAAGCCGTGCAGGTGGATCTCACCGCCCAATGGATCGAAGAATCTCCTCAGGAAGTAGGCTTGCGTTTGAAACAGGTCTCGGCTAAAACGGATCGTGCCTTTCAACTATTTGTTGATCAACTCATTCTGGCTGTAGTCAACAACAACGGTCGATTACTCAATACACTTCAAAAAGACCTACAGGCGAAAATCGAGATTAACCACACGTATCGCTCAACCATTGCTCAGCTTATAAAGGATTCAGATAGGGCTCGGATTGATAGTGGAAAGTTGCTCATTGACTTCTACATTCTGGAATCGGAAATATGGGACGAGCTGTACATCTCACTGAAAATTGCCCGAGATCATGTATTGAATCTACACGGTCCGTTATCCGAGGAACAGAAGAATTACCTGAAAAAGTTTTCAGAACTGCTCGGCCAGTACATCAATTCCATTCAACCTTCTGCGGAAAACGAAAACACTTCTGAGATTGCCCGGGAGTATTTGAAACGAATTCAGGATCATGTAGAAGAAGCCAAATACCATCAGATTCAGGGTCTTTCAGAAAGAAAGTATTCGTTTAAAAACAGCCAGCTTTTTCTCTCCACCCTCATTCGTCATTTAGATGCCGGGGATTTGATCTACCGGATGCATCTCTTGCATTTGGGCGGACAGTACCAGGAAAATGAGGAAGGCCTGTTAACGGAATGATACCTGCATCTTCTTAATTCGATCCGCCAGGGTTTCGGAAGTAATCTTTTCACGTAAGCGATCCACCATGATTGGAAAAGCAAAGGGACTCGGATTATCGGGATAGGTCAGCACGATTTCCTGTTGAGCAATTCGGTCCAGAACCTGCCTCAATCGAGCTTCCTCAAGTTGAAACTCCATGGCTTCTTCATAGGCCTGTAGCAGCAATAGGTTATCTCCTTCATACTCATTAAAAACATCAAAAAAGAGCGACGAAGAAGCTTGAACATGCCTTGTTTTCTTTTGTTTACCGGGGTAACCCTGGAAGATTAACCCAGCGATAGAAGCAATATCCCGAAAGCGTCGGCGAGCCATTTCCGTAGCATTGAGACTTCGTTGGATATCTTCCCGCAAATAGTCGGAGCTCAGTAAGTCGCTATCAATTGCCGTTTCGATAGGAATATCCTGATCAGAAAGCAACTCGAAGCCATAGTCATTCATGGCCATGGAAAAAGAAATGGGTTGCAGTAAGGAGATCCGATACGCCAACAAGGCCGCCATTCCTTCATGAACATTGCGTCCGTCAAACGGGAAAACAAAAACGTGACAGCCTTCTTCAGTATAGGTTTTCTCGATGAGCAATTGATTCTCATTGGGTACAATACTTCGTTCTTGCTGAATGGCCACCAAAGGTTGTAAAGTGGTTAATTCCAGAGAATCCTGCTCTCCATTCGCAATTCGATTGAGCTGATCCCTTAAGGTTGCCGACATCTGGGAAGACAAAGGCATTCTGCCCCCTTGCCAGGAAGGTACTTTTCCCGTTTTCTGTTTGCTATCAATCACTTCAACAGTGAGATCACGGATCTTAACCAACTCCAGATTTCGGCCGGCAAACCAAAAAACATCACCCGGATTCAAACGAGCGATAAACCACTCCTCTACATTGCCGATGCGCTTGCCCCGTTTGTATTTGATGGTCATCATGACGTCGCTCACAATGGTACCTATGGAAAGTCGATGCCGCTGGGCCACCTTTCTGCTAACTACTTTAAAAAGCCCCTCCTGCACGACTACTTTGTGAAAATCGGGATATTGACTCAGGCTTTGGCCTCCGGAAGTAATGAAATCCAAAACCCAATTCCACTCCCGCTCACTAACGGTGGAATAACAGTGTGTACCCTTAATTTCGGCGTACAGTTCTTCCTGATAAAATCCATCCGAAACAGCCAGGGTTACCAGGTATTGCACCAACACATCGAAGGAACGCACATAGGGCGTTCGGTCCTCTATCATCTCCTGCTCCATGGCGTAGCGCAATGCGGCAGACTCCACAATTTCCAAAGAATGCGTAGGCACAAACCAAATCTTACTCGTTGCTCCAGGCTGATGACCACTTCGACCTGCCCGCTGCATAAACCGCGACACGCCCTTAGGACTCCCAATCTGAACAATGTTTTCGACCGGTCGAAAGTCTACACCCAAATCCAGGCTCGAAGTACACACCACAGCCTTAAGTTGACCATCATACAAAGCATCTTCCACCCAAAACCGAATTTCTTTGGATATGGATCCATGATGCATGGCCATTACTCCAGCCAGTTCGGGCTCCTCAGCCAACAACCGCTGATACCAGATCTCGGCCATGGATCGGGTATTGGTAAAAATGAGGGTTGATTTACTTTTTCGAATAATGGGAATCACTTTCTTCAACAAGCGAATGCCAATGTGACCCGACCAGGGAAATTCTTCAATCTCATCGGGCATGAGGGTTTCCACTACAATCTTCTTCTTGATTCTTGATTGAATGATGTGGTGTTTTTCAGGATCAAAGGCTTTGCCCAGCAATACTTCCAACGATTGGTCCAGGTTTCCAATGGTAGCCGAAATACCCCAGGTTTTTAAGGCCGGATTGAGTCCACGCAATCGACTGAGTAATAACTCAACCAGCACTCCCCTCTTGGTTCCAAGCAGATCGTGCCATTCGTCCACTACAACGGCCTTCAGATTTTTAAAATGCCGTGCATAGCCCTTTTGAGCCAACAGGATGTGAATGGACTCTGGAGTAGTAATGAGAAATTCGGGCATCTGCTTTTTCTGATCCGCCTTTTCCTTTTGGGACGTATCTCCTGAACGAATCGCAACCCGCCAATCCAAATCCAACTCCTGAACAGCTCGACTTACCGCTCCTTCAATTTCCTTGGTTAAGGCTCTAATTGGGGTAATCCAAATAGCCTGTAGCCCTGGACGTTTCTCCCATTTCTTACCTTGAGCCTCCGGGTGATTGTGAATAAATTCCTCCAAAATGGGTAAGGCCAAGGAGTAAGTTTTACCACTACCAGTTGGCGCATTTACCAATCCCTGGTTTCCCTTTAAATAGGCTTCACGGGCCCGTTCCTGAAAAGGAAAAGGCTTCCAGCCTCTATGGGCAAACCAATCGTGATAAATGGATTTTTTGGAGGACACGATTCAAAGTAAAGGGAAATTGTGAGGCAGATTTCAAAGCCACCAGGAAACGTATCAAAAGTTGAAAACAAAAAAGGGGCATCTGAATCAGACGCCCCTTCTTAATGATAAGCTCTATGGTGACTACTTCTTCAATATCAATCTTTCTTGAAGAAGGGCTTTATCAGAAATCACGGTAAGTTGATAAACTCCGCTATTCAGATGTGTCAAATCCACGGTTAAAGTTGGGTCCTCCCACTCTTTGGGTGACCAGCTATGAACCAGTTTTCCTTGCATATCGTAAATACCGGCTTGTTTAACCCCCTTCAAATCGCCTGTCCATTCCAACTGATAAACTCCAGATGAAGGGTTAGGATAAATTCGAATGGATACCGACTCTTCTACTTTTTCTTCTTGCACGATGGTCAATTGCTGGTTCTCCGTTTTCTGATAGGCACCAGAACTTCCCTGATCCAACAATCGAGCAATGAAGAAATCATCCCCTGACAAGGTGCTGCTCATAGTGGATGAGCCAAAAGTGATACCTCCTTTAAACTCACCGGCCAAAAAGGTATAATCTGCAGCTGTGGAGATACATACTGGTTTAGCAAAATCTCCAGGATTAACCACATAACCCACAGCCGTTGTATTGGCCCAAAGTGTCGTTCCGTTCAAATCATACTTTGCCATAAAATAGTTAGTACTATTCGGATTGAGATTCGAGCTAACGAGCTGGATGTTTGGGAAAACCAGTTGAAGCCCATAACTACCCGCTACAAATATTTCTCCATCAGGAGCAATGGATACAGAGTTGGCTATAGGTCGAGCATTTGCTCCAGAGTTATTGGTCGTAGCAGTTCTTGCCCAGGTCTCTGTTACAATATTCGAAAACTTAGTAATGAACATGTCACCCGCTTGGAAAATTCCAGCAAATTGAAAGCCAGTACCATCATGTGCACCAACTACATAATAAGACATGCCATTTTCAGAACAAACCACATCCTGGGGCTCAAAATTGAACCGTCTTGCCCCTACACAGGTTCCTGAAGAGTTAAATGAGGTAACCATTCCTTGATTCGGAGCTGTGGTTGTTAACGAAAACCCATTGAGTTGCAAGGTTCCCGCACCATAGACCTGGCCAACCATTTTAACATCACCAAAGCGGTTAACATCAATGGCTTTTCCTTCACTTGGAACAGATAACTGATTTTGAGGATCTTCTACGTACCACAAGGATGATCCCGCAGTGGTATATCCTGCCACAAAATAGTGAGGGCTCTTTTTGTGTTTTTGATAACCGGTGATAAAGACCTTATTGTTTATAGGATCTACAGCGATATCGTTTCCTCGTGAATTCATTGCCCAAGGCGTTACAGCATGAGCCCATTGACATACGCCCGAAGAAGAATACTTGGCGATAAAGGCATTTTCGTCTGCAGGCGTTGTTAAATTGACTCCATTACCAAGGTCCATGGCATCACGGAAGAATCCGGTTACATAGACATCACCTTGATCATCGATGTCGATTCCATAACCACCCGTGTAGTTACCGTTGTTGTTAAACTGCACCCAATCCAAATCGCAATCATCGTATTTGGCCACAAAGAAGGTGGTTCCTCCAATGATATTGGTGTGCGAAGTACCCATAAATTCGAAGGTTTCGTAAAAATATCCCGTGATGTAATGCTTACCATTTTCATCGCTGACCATATCGGTAATCACTTCCCGTTCTACAGAACCTGATTGTTTGGGCCAAATTCCACCGCCACAGGCAAGATCCACAGGAACCACAATTTCACACTTGTTGCGCTCAATGATATGTGCATAAACCACTCCGCCTGGAGTTCCAGGGAAATTGGACGGGTTGGTAATCACCTGTGACAATTGAGGATCGAGATACCAGGTAATGATGTACCCGGCATTGGTTAATTGCAATTCAGCGGCCGTAAGGTTGAAGGTTCCAGAGGCTGTAGGCTGAATAACGATAGGATTGATCGTTGGAGCAGTAAAAATTGAGAGGGTAACGGTGGTCTGAATCGTACATCCATCAGGTGTTGTTAAAATCAGAGTAACCACCGTTCCATCTGATGCTTGGTAGGAAATACCTCCATTGATAGACGTGGAAAGCGAGGCATCTGTGTACCATTGGTATTGAAATCCAGATCCAAACATGTTGGACATAGACCAATCGAGATCAAATAGGGCCAGGCCATCATTATCGTTGTCACAGGCTTCAATCACGTGATCATTAAAACAGAAATCACTACATGGAGCATTCTGAATTTGTTGATCGGGTAAAACAGCTGAATTGCCTGGTACAAGATTATCTACCTGCGATATAGGCTCAATGGACTTAATCGGAGAAAACTGATTGTTTGGTCGCATAGTTTCTATCACTCCACATCCTGACAATAAGTTCTCATCCAACTTGATCACCTGAAAACTGGTACCACCAAGTGCCGACGTACCATGAACCACATGCATGTATCCACCATTGGGGCTTCGACAAATATTCTTCGGAGAACAATAGAAATGCTTAGGGCCAGAATTCTGATCCGGATGCAATGGATAATCCGGGCCGGCGTTTGGTGCGTCGAGCAAACTTACCTGGTATTTGCGAGTTACGAAATTGTTCAATAACCCTGTTCCAACCGCACCAAACACGGGCCAGCCCGTTTTTCCAACCATCATCGTTGATGGATTTCCCGATATATGACCGGTCATGACCAGATTTTGATGATTGGTGGAATGAATCAACTTAAGTCCTAAATATTCTACGCCATGTTTCAACAAATTGGACTCCAGGTAGCTTTCAATGTTTCCCGTTGCCGGGTCAATCTTGGCCACCAAAATACCATGGGTAACCTTGGTAAAGGATTTCTGGTAAATGCGGTTATCCACTGGATCATACAATACATCCGTGGCATAATCATAATCTGGAGAAGAAGGTCCCCATGCATTCATGCTTCCCACGGTCACTCGGTTGTTGGTTTGATGATCCTCTACAATAAATCCAGAAATACCTTGATTCATATTCCCGGTTCGTTTGCTCTTGGATCCCCCCAAAAAGTAGGCTGCTTCAAAGGTTCCGGGGTTACTGGAGGTGGTATACCCGGTAATCTCGACAACCGAATTGGCAAAATCATAATCCGTACCGTCACCCGATTGGGTAAAGTCAAATTCTTCGATCCACTCCACATCCAGGTTGTTGTCCAATTTTACCAGCAGTTGCTTTTTGGGATCTGTCGGACTGTAATCGTACAAAATGCCTCCGGCAATAGCAAATCCACCGTCGGTGGTATTGATAATTTCTACCCCAACGGAGTTTTGCATATCCAACCCGGTATTGAGGTAATCATTGGAAGTAATTGGAATAGTAACCGCACCTGGGCCACTCAATTGGCATCCATTTCCATTGTCCAAAATCTGCATAGCCAACACCTCGTAAAAACCTGATCCTGTGCTTGCATATCCCGTAATGATGTAGTTGTCTGTTGCTCCATTCTTCTTAATGATATCGAAAGCCCGAGCATGCTGAGAACCATTGGGTGCTTCAAACTCCCAATTCCAAACAATCTCACCCATTAGGTTGATTTTGAAAATGACAATGCTCTTTTCATTTTGATTCAAATGACGGGTTCCTGAAACGAGATATCCTTCATTGGCCCAATCCACTACAATGGCCAGGTCTGTGATATCATCGCCATAATCATACCCCTTGATGAAGCGCAAAGGTGACGCCGAGCAATCTTCCACCACTACCGTGATAGGGTGCGT is a window encoding:
- a CDS encoding zinc-dependent metalloprotease; the protein is MFSRINISKLTAWLLIFFSLGWNELRAQHHEEPCGTGVAHQWRMQHDPDYKAQIEEWNSHIHQLEENGSRGAVNGIYRIPVVFHVVTHSSNILSGGGSAEYQMHTKYHDPAGNWDRIQDQLNRLNTEFQSANIQFCLAQTAPPSFEGVPGVPGSWQTFTGGGNTITSVGVTYHVDDVLSSFQSTSVPQVTSLEALVPFNQPNEYHYLDMYIVDNVVSMSGGSPYGEASYGVGYPFNDVVLKHNTVGDETATTPSGTLISGGNMGKTAVHEVGHWLLLGHVFEKDQLCNSNWAGLTGDQVAGTPPQIESYLDGIAPPNGAYVGYTCGAYGGPSPISCDASANLYFNNHMEYCEDGCKVSVNGTNSFIPGQITRMQNFIDIARPEYHSTLNRINTGIETTSCIPNYTPQLFTAEFELSTEILCEGDDITFTGMGIDHLPSGAQIVSWTFTLTDGGGNAQTLSTVGNNPVLVTLSTGGTYLAGDYTVSLTLNYDDNGTTGSVNYTHPITVVVEDCSASPLRFIKGYDYGDDITDLAIVVDWANEGYLVSGTRHLNQNEKSIVIFKINLMGEIVWNWEFEAPNGSQHARAFDIIKKNGATDNYIITGYASTGSGFYEVLAMQILDNGNGCQLSGPGAVTIPITSNDYLNTGLDMQNSVGVEIINTTDGGFAIAGGILYDYSPTDPKKQLLVKLDNNLDVEWIEEFDFTQSGDGTDYDFANSVVEITGYTTSSNPGTFEAAYFLGGSKSKRTGNMNQGISGFIVEDHQTNNRVTVGSMNAWGPSSPDYDYATDVLYDPVDNRIYQKSFTKVTHGILVAKIDPATGNIESYLESNLLKHGVEYLGLKLIHSTNHQNLVMTGHISGNPSTMMVGKTGWPVFGAVGTGLLNNFVTRKYQVSLLDAPNAGPDYPLHPDQNSGPKHFYCSPKNICRSPNGGYMHVVHGTSALGGTSFQVIKLDENLLSGCGVIETMRPNNQFSPIKSIEPISQVDNLVPGNSAVLPDQQIQNAPCSDFCFNDHVIEACDNDNDGLALFDLDWSMSNMFGSGFQYQWYTDASLSTSINGGISYQASDGTVVTLILTTPDGCTIQTTVTLSIFTAPTINPIVIQPTASGTFNLTAAELQLTNAGYIITWYLDPQLSQVITNPSNFPGTPGGVVYAHIIERNKCEIVVPVDLACGGGIWPKQSGSVEREVITDMVSDENGKHYITGYFYETFEFMGTSHTNIIGGTTFFVAKYDDCDLDWVQFNNNGNYTGGYGIDIDDQGDVYVTGFFRDAMDLGNGVNLTTPADENAFIAKYSSSGVCQWAHAVTPWAMNSRGNDIAVDPINNKVFITGYQKHKKSPHYFVAGYTTAGSSLWYVEDPQNQLSVPSEGKAIDVNRFGDVKMVGQVYGAGTLQLNGFSLTTTAPNQGMVTSFNSSGTCVGARRFNFEPQDVVCSENGMSYYVVGAHDGTGFQFAGIFQAGDMFITKFSNIVTETWARTATTNNSGANARPIANSVSIAPDGEIFVAGSYGLQLVFPNIQLVSSNLNPNSTNYFMAKYDLNGTTLWANTTAVGYVVNPGDFAKPVCISTAADYTFLAGEFKGGITFGSSTMSSTLSGDDFFIARLLDQGSSGAYQKTENQQLTIVQEEKVEESVSIRIYPNPSSGVYQLEWTGDLKGVKQAGIYDMQGKLVHSWSPKEWEDPTLTVDLTHLNSGVYQLTVISDKALLQERLILKK